In a genomic window of Hippoglossus stenolepis isolate QCI-W04-F060 chromosome 15, HSTE1.2, whole genome shotgun sequence:
- the rxfp2a gene encoding relaxin receptor 2a isoform X2 yields MSAGKLVRLRMDVPVIMLLIHLTYTEIRALVASSRVEGEDRCPLGQFPCGNLSECLPQVLQCNGHKDCPNGADERRCGDNIGWADLFGPTLQNASPVDQYFLNECFLQEYPESCDCIKTDVECVEVNLKDVPALSPNVTWLSLRSNDIRVLSDFVFSEYSALQRLFLQNNSLQFISPHAFSGLHNLKRLFLSENLISSLSPGVFKDLHRLEWLILDHNPLTSLSQDTFIGLQSLVYLSMVDASLQQLPHPSFCEHMPALDWLDLEGNHIQTLNFSILKSCSKLEVLLLMENRIRRVPENTFQSLWKLAELNLSSNRIKELPKNTFKSLSKSLLKLNISHNPLLRIHPSHFSHLAQLQSLYFQKFQYCSYAPHVRSCKPNTDGISSFEDLLANIVLRVCVWVMAFITCFGNLLVIGMRSLIRAENNLHAACIKVLCCADCLMGVYLFFVGVFDVKFRGQYNRNALLWMESVECRTIGFLAMLSSEVSVLLLTYLTLEKFLVIVFPFSNLRPGKLQTGVVLASIWLLGFIIAAVPLMNEDVFGNYYGRNGVCFPLHSDRQEKPTAKGYSTGIFLGLNVVAFLVIVFSYSSMFYSIYKTGINATDLRSRLHRDVAVANRFFFIVFSDALCWIPIFLVKILSLLKVEIPGTISSWVVIFILPINSALNPILYTLTTSFFREQVELLLCRWQRRHLLKKDRKSLTSSTIFTERATCYQKPPFLQRVSLSGADPRYA; encoded by the exons CTCTGGTGGCCAGCAGcagggtggagggggaggacagATGCCCCCTTGGCCAGTTTCCATGTGGCAACCTGAGTGAGTGTCTCCCTCAGGTGTTGCAGTGTAACGGACACAAAGACTGTCCCAACGGAGCGGACGAGCGACGCTGTG GAGACAACATCGGATGGGCTGACTTGTTTGGTCCAACACTACAGAATGCCAGTCCTGTGGACCAGTACTTCCTCAATGAGTGTT ttctgCAGGAGTACCCAGAGAGTTGTGACTGCATAAAGACAGATGTGGAGTGTGTGGAGGTCAACCTGAAGGACGTCCCTGCCCTCTCTCCAAATGTTACTTGGCT GTCGCTGAGGAGCAATGACATCCGAGTTTTGTCggattttgttttctctgaataCTCGGCTCTACAAAGACT gTTTCTGCAAAACAACAGCCTCCAGTTCATTTCCCCACACGCCTTCAGCGGCCTGCACAATTTAAAGCGTCT GTTTCTCAGCGAGAACTTGATATCCTCTCTCAGTCCTGGTGTGTTCAAGGACCTCCACCGGTTAGAGTGGCt GATCTTGGATCATAACCCACTAACAAGTTTGTCCCAGGACACGTTCATCGGGCTCCAGTCTCTTGTGTATCT ATCCATGGTGGACgcctcactgcagcagcttcctcaCCCCAGCTTCTGCGAACACATGCCTGCCCTGGACTGGCT GGATCTTGAGGGAAACCACATTCAAACTCTCAACTTCTCCatcctgaagagctgcagcaagCTTGAGGTTCT ATTACTGATGGAAAACCGGATAAGAAGAGTTCCTGAAAACACCTTCCAGTCCCTGTGGAAACTGGCTGAGCT GAATCTGTCCAGCAACAGGATAAAGGAGCTGCCAAAGAACACCTTTAAAAGCCTTTCCAAGTCCCTCCTAAAACT aAATATCTCCCACAATCCTCTTCTTCGCATTCACCCAAGTCATTTCAGCCATTTGGCACAACTTCAGTCTtt ATACTTCCAGAAGTTCCAGTACTGCTCGTATGCCCCTCATGTCAGGTCCTGCAAGCCCAATACAGATGGCATATCATCTTTTGAGGACCTGCTGGCCAACATAGTgctgcgggtgtgtgtgtgggtcatgGCCTTCATCACGTGCTTTGGTAACCTCTTAGTCATCGGCATGAGGTCCCTGATACGAGCGGAGAACAATCTGCATGCTGCGTGCATCAAAGTCCTGTGCT GTGCAGACTGCCTCATGGGTGTGTACCTGTTCTTTGTCGGAGTGTTCGATGTGAAGTTTCGCGGCCAGTACAATCGTAACGCACTGCTGTGGATGGAGAGCGTAGAGTGTCGCACCATTGGATTTCTGGCCATGCTCTCCTCCGAG GTGTCTGTTCTGCTCCTGACTTATCTGACGCTGGAAAAGTTCCTGGTTATCGTCTTCCCCTTCAGCAATCTGCGCCCTGGCAAGCTTCAGACTGGG GTGGTCTTGGCTTCTATCTGGTTACTGGGCTTCATTATCGCTGCAGTGCCCTTAATGAACGAGGATGTGTTTGGAAACTATTATGGACGTAATGGAGTCTGCTTCCCCCTGCACTCTGACAGGCAAGAAAAACCTACTGCCAAAGGATATTCCACAGGGATTTTTCTGG GTCTGAACGTGGTGGCGTTCCTGGTGATCGTCTTCTCCTACTCCAGCATGTTCTACTCCATCTATAAAACTGGCATCAACGCCACAGACCTGAGGAGCAGGCTGCACAGGGACGTGGCTGTGGCCAACAGATTCTTCTTCATAGTGTTCTCCgacgccctctgctggatcccCATATTTTTGGTGAAAATCCTGTCACTGTTGAAGGTGGAGATACCCG gaACCATCTCCAGCTGGGTCGTCATCTTCATCCTCCCCATCAACAGCGCCTTGAACCCCATCCTCTACACCCTGACCACCAGCTTCTTCAGAGAACAGGTGGAGCTCTTACTCTGTCGCTGGCAGAGGAGACACCTCTTGAAAAAAGACCGCAAAAGCCTCACATCCTCCACAATCTTCACTGAGCGGGCAACGTGCTACCAGAAGCCGCCCTTCCTCCAGCGGGTGTCACTGAGTGGTGCGGACCCTCGCTACGcctga
- the rxfp2a gene encoding relaxin receptor 2a isoform X1 has translation MSAGKLVRLRMDVPVIMLLIHLTYTEIRALVASSRVEGEDRCPLGQFPCGNLSECLPQVLQCNGHKDCPNGADERRCGDNIGWADLFGPTLQNASPVDQYFLNECFLQEYPESCDCIKTDVECVEVNLKDVPALSPNVTWLSLRSNDIRVLSDFVFSEYSALQRLFLQNNSLQFISPHAFSGLHNLKRLFLSENLISSLSPGVFKDLHRLEWLILDHNPLTSLSQDTFIGLQSLVYLSMVDASLQQLPHPSFCEHMPALDWLDLEGNHIQTLNFSILKSCSKLEVLLLMENRIRRVPENTFQSLWKLAELNLSSNRIKELPKNTFKSLSKSLLKLNISHNPLLRIHPSHFSHLAQLQSLALEGIEIPDIQTKMFLPMKNLSHIYFQKFQYCSYAPHVRSCKPNTDGISSFEDLLANIVLRVCVWVMAFITCFGNLLVIGMRSLIRAENNLHAACIKVLCCADCLMGVYLFFVGVFDVKFRGQYNRNALLWMESVECRTIGFLAMLSSEVSVLLLTYLTLEKFLVIVFPFSNLRPGKLQTGVVLASIWLLGFIIAAVPLMNEDVFGNYYGRNGVCFPLHSDRQEKPTAKGYSTGIFLGLNVVAFLVIVFSYSSMFYSIYKTGINATDLRSRLHRDVAVANRFFFIVFSDALCWIPIFLVKILSLLKVEIPGTISSWVVIFILPINSALNPILYTLTTSFFREQVELLLCRWQRRHLLKKDRKSLTSSTIFTERATCYQKPPFLQRVSLSGADPRYA, from the exons CTCTGGTGGCCAGCAGcagggtggagggggaggacagATGCCCCCTTGGCCAGTTTCCATGTGGCAACCTGAGTGAGTGTCTCCCTCAGGTGTTGCAGTGTAACGGACACAAAGACTGTCCCAACGGAGCGGACGAGCGACGCTGTG GAGACAACATCGGATGGGCTGACTTGTTTGGTCCAACACTACAGAATGCCAGTCCTGTGGACCAGTACTTCCTCAATGAGTGTT ttctgCAGGAGTACCCAGAGAGTTGTGACTGCATAAAGACAGATGTGGAGTGTGTGGAGGTCAACCTGAAGGACGTCCCTGCCCTCTCTCCAAATGTTACTTGGCT GTCGCTGAGGAGCAATGACATCCGAGTTTTGTCggattttgttttctctgaataCTCGGCTCTACAAAGACT gTTTCTGCAAAACAACAGCCTCCAGTTCATTTCCCCACACGCCTTCAGCGGCCTGCACAATTTAAAGCGTCT GTTTCTCAGCGAGAACTTGATATCCTCTCTCAGTCCTGGTGTGTTCAAGGACCTCCACCGGTTAGAGTGGCt GATCTTGGATCATAACCCACTAACAAGTTTGTCCCAGGACACGTTCATCGGGCTCCAGTCTCTTGTGTATCT ATCCATGGTGGACgcctcactgcagcagcttcctcaCCCCAGCTTCTGCGAACACATGCCTGCCCTGGACTGGCT GGATCTTGAGGGAAACCACATTCAAACTCTCAACTTCTCCatcctgaagagctgcagcaagCTTGAGGTTCT ATTACTGATGGAAAACCGGATAAGAAGAGTTCCTGAAAACACCTTCCAGTCCCTGTGGAAACTGGCTGAGCT GAATCTGTCCAGCAACAGGATAAAGGAGCTGCCAAAGAACACCTTTAAAAGCCTTTCCAAGTCCCTCCTAAAACT aAATATCTCCCACAATCCTCTTCTTCGCATTCACCCAAGTCATTTCAGCCATTTGGCACAACTTCAGTCTtt GGCACTGGAAGGGATAGAGATCCCAGATATTCAGACTAAGATGTTTCTGCCCATGAAGAACCTGTCCCACAT ATACTTCCAGAAGTTCCAGTACTGCTCGTATGCCCCTCATGTCAGGTCCTGCAAGCCCAATACAGATGGCATATCATCTTTTGAGGACCTGCTGGCCAACATAGTgctgcgggtgtgtgtgtgggtcatgGCCTTCATCACGTGCTTTGGTAACCTCTTAGTCATCGGCATGAGGTCCCTGATACGAGCGGAGAACAATCTGCATGCTGCGTGCATCAAAGTCCTGTGCT GTGCAGACTGCCTCATGGGTGTGTACCTGTTCTTTGTCGGAGTGTTCGATGTGAAGTTTCGCGGCCAGTACAATCGTAACGCACTGCTGTGGATGGAGAGCGTAGAGTGTCGCACCATTGGATTTCTGGCCATGCTCTCCTCCGAG GTGTCTGTTCTGCTCCTGACTTATCTGACGCTGGAAAAGTTCCTGGTTATCGTCTTCCCCTTCAGCAATCTGCGCCCTGGCAAGCTTCAGACTGGG GTGGTCTTGGCTTCTATCTGGTTACTGGGCTTCATTATCGCTGCAGTGCCCTTAATGAACGAGGATGTGTTTGGAAACTATTATGGACGTAATGGAGTCTGCTTCCCCCTGCACTCTGACAGGCAAGAAAAACCTACTGCCAAAGGATATTCCACAGGGATTTTTCTGG GTCTGAACGTGGTGGCGTTCCTGGTGATCGTCTTCTCCTACTCCAGCATGTTCTACTCCATCTATAAAACTGGCATCAACGCCACAGACCTGAGGAGCAGGCTGCACAGGGACGTGGCTGTGGCCAACAGATTCTTCTTCATAGTGTTCTCCgacgccctctgctggatcccCATATTTTTGGTGAAAATCCTGTCACTGTTGAAGGTGGAGATACCCG gaACCATCTCCAGCTGGGTCGTCATCTTCATCCTCCCCATCAACAGCGCCTTGAACCCCATCCTCTACACCCTGACCACCAGCTTCTTCAGAGAACAGGTGGAGCTCTTACTCTGTCGCTGGCAGAGGAGACACCTCTTGAAAAAAGACCGCAAAAGCCTCACATCCTCCACAATCTTCACTGAGCGGGCAACGTGCTACCAGAAGCCGCCCTTCCTCCAGCGGGTGTCACTGAGTGGTGCGGACCCTCGCTACGcctga